In one window of Hyalangium gracile DNA:
- a CDS encoding MXAN_2561 family MXYO-CTERM-anchored protein → MRSLLIALTLTATTAWSQTALQLSLPNNDDELRVPKGPCDLTRTVNWAHGITTLVCDDLKFWIAETCSDEPPSGTTLVDSVAKEQVLTNRSGTVSFEVGELPLFKGGETQCPAEGRQVEYKLCASIPIAGGLSGDCSSNSKNYQKDDVDVTYDAQPPEAPSIERISPLDGALSVRVTVPDDTSELKLHIERTDGSGGRDLRQSSDQSLFKVENLENGVTYRLTATAVDAADNESAASEAQEGTPIHTLGFFDRYVEAKGQEMGGCGAAAGGLASGWVLVALGFWLSSRRNRS, encoded by the coding sequence ATGCGTTCCCTGCTGATAGCCCTCACGCTGACTGCAACCACGGCCTGGAGCCAGACCGCGTTGCAGCTGTCCCTGCCCAACAACGACGACGAGCTGCGCGTGCCCAAGGGGCCCTGCGATTTGACTCGCACGGTCAACTGGGCCCACGGCATCACCACGCTCGTCTGTGACGATCTGAAGTTCTGGATCGCGGAGACCTGCTCGGATGAGCCGCCCAGTGGCACGACGCTGGTGGACAGCGTGGCCAAGGAGCAGGTGCTGACCAACCGCTCCGGCACGGTGTCCTTCGAGGTGGGGGAGCTCCCGCTCTTCAAGGGCGGAGAGACGCAGTGCCCCGCCGAGGGCCGGCAGGTGGAGTACAAGCTGTGCGCCTCCATCCCGATCGCGGGTGGCCTGAGCGGCGACTGCTCGTCCAACTCCAAGAACTACCAGAAGGACGACGTGGACGTGACGTACGATGCCCAGCCTCCGGAGGCTCCCTCCATCGAGCGGATCTCTCCGCTGGACGGGGCCCTGTCCGTGCGCGTCACCGTCCCGGATGACACCAGCGAGCTCAAGCTCCACATCGAGCGGACGGACGGCTCCGGCGGTCGGGATCTGCGCCAGTCCTCGGATCAGTCGCTGTTCAAGGTGGAGAACCTGGAGAACGGTGTGACATACCGCCTCACCGCGACGGCGGTGGATGCGGCGGACAACGAGAGTGCGGCATCGGAGGCCCAGGAGGGCACGCCGATCCACACCCTGGGTTTCTTCGACAGATATGTGGAAGCCAAGGGGCAGGAGATGGGAGGGTGTGGCGCGGCGGCGGGAGGTCTCGCGAGTGGTTGGGTGCTGGTCGCCCTGGGGTTCTGGCTGTCTTCAAGGAGAAACCGGTCATGA
- a CDS encoding MXAN_2562 family outer membrane beta-barrel protein, producing MSRAVALGVIALLGALPSQALEVSDAPRAPVGSPRTGAVEFKLGGYKPRIDTEEGLDGEPYKDTFGDASLLLFELELQRYFYQGFGTAGVGFSAGYAEKYADTLTDDGDPAEEKTALKVVPLKLNALYKFDYAAFRWGVPLVPYGKLGLIYMPWWIEKGGETQELSGRSGKGGRWGYGFTAGVSFLLDVLEPRLARDFDSDIGVNHSYFFAEWTYAEVNNFGSPGLVLSSRHWMFGLALDY from the coding sequence ATGAGTCGAGCAGTGGCTCTCGGCGTCATCGCGCTTCTGGGCGCGCTGCCGAGCCAGGCGCTGGAGGTCTCCGACGCGCCCCGCGCGCCCGTGGGTTCCCCCCGCACGGGCGCGGTGGAGTTCAAGCTGGGTGGTTACAAGCCGCGCATCGACACCGAGGAGGGCCTGGACGGCGAGCCCTACAAGGACACGTTCGGTGACGCGTCGCTGCTGCTCTTCGAGCTGGAGCTGCAGCGCTACTTCTACCAGGGCTTCGGCACGGCGGGCGTGGGCTTCTCGGCGGGCTACGCGGAGAAGTACGCCGACACCCTCACCGACGACGGCGATCCGGCCGAGGAGAAGACGGCGCTCAAGGTGGTGCCGCTCAAGCTCAACGCCCTCTACAAGTTCGACTACGCGGCCTTCCGCTGGGGCGTGCCGCTGGTGCCCTACGGCAAGCTGGGGCTCATCTACATGCCCTGGTGGATCGAGAAGGGCGGGGAGACGCAGGAGCTGAGCGGCCGCTCGGGCAAGGGCGGCCGGTGGGGCTACGGCTTCACGGCGGGCGTCTCGTTCCTGCTGGACGTGCTGGAGCCGCGCCTGGCCCGGGACTTCGACTCGGACATCGGCGTCAACCACAGCTACTTCTTCGCCGAGTGGACCTACGCTGAAGTGAACAACTTCGGCAGTCCCGGGCTGGTTCTCTCCAGCCGACACTGGATGTTCGGGCTGGCCTTGGACTACTAG
- a CDS encoding aspartate-semialdehyde dehydrogenase, with the protein MNENVRIAVVGATGVVGREVLSALLDQGVSSERLTVLASERSEAVELEYGEDTLEVEKATPEAFRGVGLALLATPASASRTLAPIAQAAGAWVVDASSAFRADGNVPLVLPTFNPEVLGATFKGRVVSLPSAVSSALVSIVAPLQKAFGGVVRVQVTAMMGVSSAGVTGVNELEKQTAGLLSGREPEAHAFPQRVGFNLVPQVGPFMANSPWTEEEAGWTLEAARLFGARGETPVIAGTAVQVPTFYGHGLSLHVQLKVPAPVEQARAALKTSPALKVLDAPGEKVYPMPMLVAGDPTVHVGRLRTFPQAPEWLTLFAVVDNAGRGGALNLVEAGLRLLQRPA; encoded by the coding sequence ATGAACGAGAACGTACGGATCGCCGTGGTGGGAGCCACCGGAGTGGTGGGTCGCGAGGTGCTCTCCGCGCTGCTCGATCAGGGCGTGTCCTCCGAGCGGCTCACCGTCCTGGCCTCCGAGCGCTCCGAGGCCGTCGAGCTGGAGTACGGCGAGGACACGCTGGAGGTGGAGAAGGCCACCCCTGAGGCTTTCCGAGGCGTGGGCCTGGCGCTGCTGGCCACCCCGGCGAGCGCGTCCCGCACGCTGGCGCCCATCGCCCAGGCCGCGGGCGCCTGGGTGGTGGACGCCAGCTCCGCCTTCCGCGCGGACGGCAACGTCCCCCTGGTGCTGCCCACCTTCAACCCCGAGGTGCTGGGCGCCACCTTCAAGGGCCGCGTCGTCAGCCTGCCGTCCGCGGTGTCCAGCGCCCTCGTCTCCATCGTCGCGCCGCTGCAGAAGGCATTTGGCGGCGTCGTCCGGGTCCAGGTGACGGCGATGATGGGCGTGTCCTCGGCGGGCGTGACGGGGGTGAACGAGCTGGAGAAGCAGACCGCCGGCCTGCTCTCCGGCCGAGAGCCCGAGGCCCATGCCTTCCCCCAGCGCGTCGGCTTCAACCTGGTGCCGCAGGTGGGCCCCTTCATGGCCAACTCGCCTTGGACGGAGGAGGAGGCGGGCTGGACGCTCGAGGCGGCGCGGCTGTTCGGCGCCCGGGGAGAGACGCCCGTCATCGCCGGCACCGCCGTGCAGGTGCCCACCTTCTACGGCCACGGGCTGAGCCTGCACGTGCAGCTCAAGGTGCCCGCACCCGTGGAGCAGGCCCGCGCCGCGCTCAAGACGTCCCCCGCGCTCAAGGTGCTGGATGCGCCCGGCGAGAAGGTCTACCCCATGCCCATGCTCGTGGCGGGGGATCCAACGGTCCACGTCGGCAGGTTGCGCACCTTTCCCCAGGCACCCGAGTGGCTCACCCTCTTCGCCGTGGTGGACAACGCCGGCCGAGGCGGGGCGCTCAACCTGGTGGAGGCCGGGCTGCGGCTGCTCCAGCGTCCCGCCTGA